CCCAGTGCTGTGTTAGTGTTTTCCTAGCCTTCATTCATTTAGCAGTGTTTCTAGCATGATTTCTTCATTCCTGTTGGTCCTATAGATCGATGTGTTTATTTTACTCTTCAGTCTAAATTATTCCTACCAGTGTCTTCTGAAGGCAGCCTTAGTGGTCAtgaattatttttcctgtttctgtcatggaaagccccccccccccgcttcaaaaaaaatgaagacagtttTGCTAAGAATAATATTCTAGGTTAGCAGCATTGAAGTTTTAGAACTTGAAATACATTATTCCAAGCCCTTCTAGATTTCAAATTTTCTGTACAGAAATCAGCGCTGTTGTTCTGATAGGCTTCTTCACATGATTTatggtttgtttggggtttttggtggtggtgggtttttttgtttggttttggttttgggttttttgttttgtttttgtttgtttgtttgtttgtttgtttgtttgacagggtttctctgtatagctctggctgtcctggaactcactctgtagaccaggctggcctcgaactcagaaatctgcctgcctctgcctccctaatgctgggattaaaggcgtgtgccaccaccgcccagcgatTTAGGGTTCCTTGCTTACAGCTTTCAATAggcgtttttgttttgttttgtgtatttggtgatTTAGTGATAGAATAACATGCAACTTTgctatttagttttctttttttttattttttattattattttttttttagggtaaATGTGGCTTTTATTTCCTGTCAGGGAAAGAAGTAAAAGTGTGGCTTTCCCAGGTAACCCAACCTAAGGAAAGGTGGGTGTGCTCCAGAGGCTGGGGCTAGGATTGCCAGATCATTCTGACAGACTCCTCTGAATCCACTCGCTGGAGCTCCATGCAGGGAGGGTGTGAGTGAGAGTCATTCCCCTGCAGTAGCAGCTCTGTATAGACAGAGGCACAAGGAGGTATGTGCTGGTGTTCACAAAATGGAAGGCAGAGCTGGCGCCCTGAGTGAGGAGCAGGACTGGGTGGCNGACCCACACCCAGTGTCTGCCTGGTATGAGGCCTGACTGCAGTGGCAGCTCTCTTCCCAAGGGCCCTGGGGCCCCAGAAGCATCATTGCGTCCGATGGCTGGTCCCTTAAATGTCCATCTCAAACTGTGACTCTTCACCGCCTGCCCGCTTATCTTCCGGGCTGCTGGGCAggtggctctggctggcttgcATGGGAGGCTCATCACTGGTAGGGCTAGTGACCCCAGGAATGGCTGGCAGGTCCTTTGGGGGTGTTTTGGCTACAGGTGAGTTCCGACACTCCATCAAGAATTTCCGGTCATAGATGATCCTGGTTCCTCCCGGGGTGGTGCTGAAGAGCGTGCCGCCCGGGGTGGTGCTGTAGTCCCCAGGCGGGAGCTGCATGCCGTCGCCGAGGGCTACGCGGCGAGTGGGGATGGCCCGGCTGGGAGTCTGGCTGCAGCTGCTGCCCGCCGACATGTCTCCTGCACGCCGCCCACGACCCTCCAGCCGCTATTTAGTTTTCTAAACACCTCTTCTGCTTGGATgggaatttttttccttagatttGGAGGATGTTCTatgatgttattttaaatgttttttatgcCTTTGGCATGaaattctcctcttccttttattCCAACAATCAGATTTTCCCTTTCATAAGTACTCCAAAGGTCTCACCTGTTTCACTCACGCCTTTTTAATCAATCTGTCTTTGGCTCCGCTGGATGTCCTCGTTCATCTCTCCTCTCTACAAGCCCCAATGTTGCATACACCCTCTCTGTGACTGACCCATTGACAAGGCTCAGAAGTGAGCATTTTATTTGACTTCATGAATGTCTGTTTCCAGTATTACAATGCTCTGGTTACAATGTTTTGTTGCTATGGTTAATCACTACAACCAAAAGCAGCTAATAAAAGGAAGAGTTTCTTTTGGCTTAtagatccagagagagagagtccataGTGTCAGGGGAGTAATGACATCGGGTGGCCAAGAAGAAAGCTAAGAGATCACAGTGTCAACTGTGAGCACGAAAAAGAGGGTGACCTGGGAGTTGGGTGAGGTTATGAACTCTCACACCCCTGGTTaggcacttcctccaacaaggctgcctACCTCagcaaacagtgccaccaactagGGGCCAAGTGTTCAACCACCCgagcctgtgg
Above is a genomic segment from Mus caroli chromosome 11, CAROLI_EIJ_v1.1, whole genome shotgun sequence containing:
- the LOC110305658 gene encoding eukaryotic translation initiation factor 4E-binding protein 1; this translates as MSAGSSCSQTPSRAIPTRRVALGDGMQLPPGDYSTTPGGTLFSTTPGGTRIIYDRKFLMECRNSPVAKTPPKDLPAIPGVTSPTSDEPPMQASQSHLPSSPEDKRAGGEESQFEMDI